In the genome of Candidatus Neomarinimicrobiota bacterium, the window GGGCATACGGTAGATTGCGCCTTAACAGGGGAAGAAGCTCTAAAATTGGTCAATAAAAACAGATACGGATTAGTTATAAGCGATATATCATTACCCGGAATAAGCGGAGTAGATTTATTTCAAGCAGTTTCAAAAAATCATGAAAGCATTGCTTTTATATTTATGTCGGGATATGCTATTGATGAGATTGATGAAGCTGTAATTAATAAATCGGCTGGATTTCTCGCCAAGCCTTTCGATATTACTCAAGTAATTAAAACCATCGATAATATTTTCACAAATTAGCTCATCACAAAATTTTAAATATCACATTTCGTACCGATAATCAGATGACCTTGAAGGTCATCAATTATGATTCCCTTTCATCTTGACATCTCAAGTGAATGTAGCTAAATTGATTTTGGAAATTATTTTATTAGGAGCTAAAAAATCGTTGAAAGAGTAAAGATAACTAAGTTTTCGACTTCAGGCGGCTGAGCTTGTAAGCTAAGTCCGGAGGACTTACGAGAATTGGTTTTTGATCTGCCGACAGGATCAAACGAAAATCTTATGGTGGGTTTTAAGAGCTATGAGGATGCGGCTGTATATCGTCTTTCAGATGAGATTGCATTGGTTCAGACGGCAGATTATATAACTCCGATGACAGACGATCCACATCTGTTCGGGCAGCTAGCTGCGGCGAATGCTTTGAGCGATATCTATGCAATGGGAGCAAAACCCATTACAGCTCTCAATCTTTGTAATTTCCCGGACAAAGGTATTCCAAATTCTATATTCAAAGAGATACTTGAAGGAGGCGCTCAAAAGGTTTTAGAAGCAGGCGCGGTGATTGCAGGCGGACACTCCATCAAAGATAATGAGTTGAAATATGGATTGTCAGTTTCGGGAACCATTCATCCGGATAAAATCGTGCTGAACTCGGGCGGAAAAATCGGCGATCTGCTTATTCTGACTAAACCCATTGGAACAGGAGCTCTATTTAATGCGGTTAAAAACGAGGCAATTGATTCTCAGTGGCTTGATGCTGCAATAAGGAGAAACTCCGTATTAAACAAAAATGCTTCCGAAGCAATGATTAAACACGGTGCAAACGCATGCACCGACGTCACTGGTTTTGGACTTTTAGGACATCTATATGAAATGTTGTCTAAATTGGAATTGACCGCCGAAATAACTTCATCCGGTATTCCGTATTTTGAAAAGGCTTTCGAAGCTGCGGAAAAAGGCTTTAGACCGGGAATGTCAAACTCTAATATGCACTCACTGAGGTCCACTGTGAAATTTGATTCAGCGGTATCGGAAGCGGATAAATGGTTGCTGGTAGATCCTCAAACTTCTGGCGGATTGATGATTTTTATTGAGGAAGAAAAGGCGGAAGCGTTACTGAACGAAATTAAATCAGACGATTCTCCTGAAGCAGCGGTCATAGGCATATTGACTGAACAGACCGATACAAAGATTTTAGTAAAGTAATAATAGATATTACAGGAAAACGATGATAAGATTTAGATATGGTATATTGGTGTTACTTCTTTCACTGTTTAATACAACAGAATTAGTATACCCACAAAATTTTCCTGACCCTGTGGGTTTTATCAACGATTTTGCCGGTGTTATTTCTCCCCGAACCGAAAGAGCTATGGAAAGTCTCGCGCAGGAATTAAAACAAAAGACCGGGAGCGAGGTAGTCGTTGTAACTATCAAATCCATTGGTGATATGGAATATACGGATTATGCCGTGCGGCTTTTCGAAAAGTGGGGGATTGGCGAAAAAGGCAAAGACAACGGCGTACTGATATTTAATGCCGTGACCGAAAGAAAAATAAGAATTGAAGTAGGATATGGACTTGAAGGGATAATTCCTGATGGATTAGCAGGCGAAATAAGAGACCGATATTTGATACCCCATCTTCGCAAGAATGATTTTGATACAGGATTGGCAAACGGATTGGCAGCTGTGGCTTCTATTATTGCTCAAGATGCGGGTGTAAAACTATCCGGTGGAATTGCTGCACGTCCAGCGAGAGGTCGTTCTCAAAACCGTGGACGCGGTGGTATAAATATATTTCAACTTATGATTATCTTTTTTGTATTATCCAGTTTGTTCGGAAAACGAAGAAAAGGTGGAAGAGGAGGCGGGAGAGGCGGTCTTCTCGGTTCCCTGTTTCTTTTAAGTATGCTTGGCGGTGGCAGGGGATATAGTTCCGGCGGTTTCGGAGGATTTGGAGGAGGCGGTTTCGGAGGATTTGGAGGAGGTATGGGTGGCGGTGGTGGAGCAGGCGGCAGTTATTAAATTAATGGAGTATTAAAAAATGGTAAACAAAACCTCTAATGTTGAGGGTCTGTTTGAGGATTTTAAAAATCAAATAAAATCTATTTTCGGCGCAGAACTCTTATCAATTTATCTATACGGCAGCGCTGCGAGAGATGAATATATTCAAGGTAAATCAGACATAAACTTTCTGGTTATTATCCAATCGGACGGCTTAACGAATTTATCGGAAGTTTGGGAATATTTGCCACGATTACGGAAACTCGGAATAGCCACTCCATTGGTTTTGACACGTTCATACGTGGATTCTTCTCTGGACACTTTTCCTCTTGAATTCTTAAATATGATGGAAGCGAATTCTCTTATTTACGGGGAAGCTGTTCTCGAGGAATTGGAGATAAATAATGACCATCTTCGTTTACAGATTGAACGAGAATTAAAATCGAAACTGCTGAGTTTAAGGCAGGGATATATGGAAACTTTGGGGAGTAGAGACGGATTAGAAAATCTTATCTCAATCTCTCTGACGGCGTTCACCGCAATTTTCAGGGGTACGCTTTATATCAAAAATGTTGATACCGATAAGGGTGACTCACTAAAAGTTTTTAAGCTCATTGAAGATACCTTTAAATTGCGCAAGGGAGTATTCAAAGATCTGTATGATGTTAAAATGGAAGTGAGTAAAATGAATACCGCAGAGTTGATTTCGTTAACTGAAGAATATATGGAAGCCGTCAGGACTATTTTTAAGAGAGTAGATGAACTATAGATTAACTTATATTATGTGGAGAGAGATATGAAAAAATGGATAATTATTGGGGTGGTAGTAATAGTATTACTAATGACGTATTCGTCAATAAAAGGAACATTTAACAGCTTAGTAGCTGGAGAAGAGCTGATAACGAACTCATGGGCGCAGGTTGAAAATGTTCTTCAAAGAAGATTCGATCTCATACCGAATTTAATCGCAACCGTTAAGGGCTATGCCGCTCATGAAGAGGAGGTCTTAACTGCTGTCACAGAAGCAAGGGCAAGGGTTGGCGGAGCCCGATCTCCATCTGAATTAATCGAATCAAATAACGGATTATCAGGCGCTCTCTCACGACTGTTATTGGTAGTGGAAAATTATCCTAACTTAAAGGCGGATCAGGGCTTCATACGTCTTCAAGATGAACTTGCGGGAACAGAAAACAGAATAGCGGTTGAGCGGAGAAGATATAACAACTCTGTTTTCAGCTACAATACAATGGTGAGGTCTTTCCCAAACAGAATTTACGCGTCTCTGTTCGGCTTTGAAACAGCAACGCCGTTTGAGGCCACTGAAGGAGCGGAAGTTGTGCCTAAAGTGGAGTTTTAGAAAACCCTGTTGATCTCTCCAACGAATAGTCAGGCATTGAATTTATAAGAGCGAATTAAATTGAACGACAACGAGAAAAACGAATACGGTCGTCAGATAGCTGATTTGCTTACAGAGCATCTGCTTATCAACGATATTGATACTTCTTCAAACACTATCGTCATTAAAGGAGTCATGTTTGAATATACAACCCTTGAAGATATGGCGAGAGCGCTGACAAGTCATGGAGTAAAAGGATCGATTACGACGAGAGGAAACGATGTTGAAATACGCGTAAAAGTTCATAGCGTTGAGTTTGCAGGAATTCCACTGATAAATTTATTCTTATTTATCGCTACAGTTATAACAACTACTTTGGCGGGCGCTATTATGGAAAGTGGAGAGTTTCCGTCTTCGCTGAACGAGATTATAAGGGGCGTACCTTTTTCAGCAACGCTTCTTTCCATCCTGCTTTTTCATGAATTCGGACATTACTTTGCTTCAAAAAGAAACAACGTTAAAGCTACGCTGCCGTATTTCATACCGGCGCCTCCTCTATTTATAATAGGAACATTCGGCGCGTTCATTAAAATGAAATCGCCCATCGTCAACAAGAAAAGTCTGATGGAAATTGGAGCTTCCGGGCCGATAGCGGGTTTTATTGTTGCAGTTCCAGCTCTTATATACGGACTAACGACAAGCCAGGTGCTTGAATCCGTTCCGGGTACCGGTATTCATTTGGGCGATTCGTTGCTTATGATGTTCTTGACCAACTTAATTCACCCCGCGGTGCCTGAAGGTTATGATATATACCTGAATTCAGTTGCCTTTGCGGGATGGATTGGATTATTTGTAACAGCATTAAACTTAATGCCGATTGGTCAATTGGACGGCGGACATATTACATACTCACTCTTTGGGAAAAAATCCGAAATAATATCCAAATGGGCGTTTGTGCCGCTGATACCACTTGGATATTATTCGTATAATTGGATTTTATGGGCAGCTCTTATATTTTTCTTCATAAAGCTCAAACATCCGCCTGTTGTGGACGAGGTTGCTCCATTGAAGCCGTTTCATAGAAAATTAGGTTATATATCTTTAGGAATATTTATTCTGACATTTACTCCTGTGCCATTCTCCTGATATAACTGTTATACTAATATTTTTATTTCTCCTGAATATTCGATAATAAACCTATTATAGGTTGACAATATTGGGTTTTCAGACTATTTTTGATATGCTTCCGGGGCGAGGTGGAATTCCTCACCGGCGGTGATTCCTGAAAAGGAAAGCCCGCGACTCCTTTGGAATTAGTCTGAAGGACTGAGCAAGTGAAAATCTTGAGCCGACGGTCAGAGTCCGGATGGTAGGAAGCGAATTATCCGAATAGTTACGATTCGGAACGCCTCGGTAAGCTTTATCGAGGTTTTTTATTGGATGATGATAAAAAAATGATGAGTTATGCTCTTTCAGTAGCTGAGAAAGGGTTGTTATGGACTTCGCCAAATCCTATGGTGGGTGCGATAATCGTCGCAAACGGTAAAATAATATCTGAAGGCTACCATGAAAAGTATGGGGAAGCTCACGCTGAAATCAATGCGTTTAAAAATCTGGATAAATTGCCGGAAGATGCGGCGATGTATGTAACCTTAGAACCGTGTTCAATTCAAGGGAAAACGCCTCCCTGTACCGAAGCAATCTTAGAAAAAGGAATAAAAAAAATCTATGCCGCAATGGAAGACCCTAATCCTAAAGTTAGCGGGTCAGGCATTGATATATTAAGCAAGGCGGGGATAGACATCAGAGTTGGATTGATGGAGGGTAAGGCGAAGAAGTTAAATGAAAGATATATAAAATATATCACCGAGGGAGTACCGTGGGTTACTCTGAAAGCCGCACAAACATTAGATGGTAGGATCGCAGACATAAATGGTAACTCTAAGTGGATAACTTCGGAAGCGTCTCGTAAAGAGGTTCACAGGCTGCGGGCAAGTCACGATGCCGTATTGGTTGGAGCCGGAACAATCGTTAAAGATAATCCAAGATTGGACGTAAGGTATGTAAACGGAAAACAGCCTGTTAAAGTCATTATCGATGAAAATCTTGATAGCGATGTAGATTCAAATGTGTACAACGATAAAGATGGCAAAACTATTATTTTCACCGCCGTGGATAAGAATAATGATAAAGCAGCTGTCTTCGCCGGTAAAGGAATTGAAATTATTACGTTTGATAAATCAGCAGGTCTGGACATTGAATGGTTGTTGTCAGAGTTAGGCGCCAAAGGAATATCATCCCTGCTGGTTGAGGGAGGATCAAAAATATTCTCTTCCTTTTTAAATTCAGGTAAAGTTGACAGATACATAATATTTATCAATTCGAGTTTTATGGGAAGCGGCATTGAGACATTCCAAAGCGAAGGTTTTCCGATTGAAGAAAGATTAAAATTATCAGATCTGTCTGTTGAGGTATTAGGAGAGGATATTATGTTACAGGGAATTCCCCGGGTGATGGAGTAATTATGTTTACCGGATTGGTAGAAGAGATGGGAATTATTACCGAGAATAAAGATGCGGGTGACGGAAAACGTATTCGAATCAGCTGCGAAAAAGTACTTGATGACCTTAACGTTAAAGAAAGTATTTCTGTGAATGGAGTTTGTCTTACCGTAGTAGATAAGTCTGATATATATTTTGATGTTGACGTAGTTAGTGAGACTTTAAAGCGTTCAAACATAGGAGATATAAAGGTAGGAGATAAAGTAAATCTTGAACGTTCGTTATTGCTCACTGACCGGCTTGGCGGCCATATTGTTCAGGGGCATATTGACGGTACGGCTCGAATCAGATCGCATATCAAAGGAGCCAACGGTTCAACTCTCACAATTGAATTGGCGGAAAACCTGAGAGAGTTTGTAGTGGAAAAAGGCTCAATAACATTGGACGGAATTAGTTTAACCGTTGCTGAACTCCGGAAGGAACAGCTGAGTGTTGCTCTTATACCGCTTACCCTTGAAACCACTACGCTCGGTAATAGAGAAAAAGGAGATGTCCTTAATGTTGAAGTGGATATTCTTGGAAAATATGTAAAAAATATGTTGAGCAGTTCTTCGGAAGATAACATTCTGACTTTTGACGGACTGAAAGATTGGGGCTATTAATCCTGCGGAAATAATAGGGGAGTATGTTGGAAACATTTAATGATATCAGTGAGGCCATTGACGCGTATAAAAACGGTGAGATGATAATCGTTGTGGATGATGAAGACAGGGAGAACGAGGGGGATCTTATCATGGCCGCAGAAAAGGTCAGTTCTGAGGATGTAAATTTTATGTCTAAAGAGGCCCGTGGGTTGATATGCGTTGCATTGACTGAAGAACGAGCAGATAAACTTAATATAAATTTAATGGTACGGGATAACACTGCGTTGCACGAAACGAGGTTTACGGTATCTGTAGATGCAATAACCGGAACCACTACCGGAATATCTACTCACGACAGAGCGCTCACGATAAAAGCTTTGATAAATAAAGATACTTCTCCTGACGAATTGGCGCGTCCCGGACATATATTTCCCATTTTAGGAGCCGAAGGCGGCGTACTAAGAAGAGCCGGTCATACAGAGGCTTCGATAGATATGGCAAAACTTGCCGGATTATCCCATGCAGGGGTTTTATGCGAAATAATGGATGACGACGGGACAATGGCCAAGCTTCCCAGACTTGTTGAATTATCTAAACGATATAACTTAAAATTAATCACTGTTCGCGATATTATAGAATATCGGAGGAAAAACGAAAAACTCGTTGAATTAGTTGAGAAAGTTAATATGCCTACGGGAAACGGAAGTTTTATCCTATACCTCTATGAAAATATCCTAAGCAAGGAAACTCACGTTGCGCTTGTTAAAGGTGAAATTTCAGATAAAGAACCGGTGCTTGTAAGAGTGCATTCGGAATGTCTCACCGGAGACGCGCTCGGCTCGCTTCGATGCGACTGCGGTGACCAGCTTAGCGCTGCAATGAAAATGATCGAAGATGAAGGTAAGGGAATTTTACTGTATATGCGGCAGGAAGGGAGAGGAATCGGACTTAAAAATAAAATCCTCGCCTATCAGCAGCAAGATCTCGGTTTAGATACCGTTGAAGCAAATGAGGTTCTTGGATTAAAGCCGGACCTTAGAAATTACGGCATCGGAGCGCAAATTCTTGTTGATTTAGGGGTACGAAAAATGAAACTGATGACCAATAATCCTAAAAAGGTAGTGGGTTTAGATGCTTACGGACTGGAAATCAGTGAACGCGTACCAATCGAAATTGAACCTCATGCTGATAATAAAAAATATCTTGAGACGAAAAGAGATAAGCTTGGGCATCTGATATTAAAAAGGACAGGAGATTAAATAAATGTATAACCTGATTGAAGGAGACCTTTCAGCGAGGGGAATGAAGTTTGCCATATTGGTCAGCAGGTTCAATTCTATGATTTCCAAACAGCTTCTCGAAGGCGCTATAGATTGCCTTAATCGGCATGGAGCGGCTGATAATTCAGCGGATGTATATTGGGTTCCGGGCAGCCGTGAAATTCCGGCAGTTGCGAAGAAATTAGTTGATAAGGGAACATATGACGGAATTATATGTCTTGGGGCGGTTATCAGGGGTGCTACATCTCATTTTGATTATGTCGCTCAGGAAGTCTCACGGGGAGTATCAGAACTCGCGTACAATTCAAATATTCCTGTAATTTTCGGCGTTCTGACAACGGATAATGTCGAGCAAGCCCTTGAAAGAGCAGGAACGAAAATGGGGAACAAAGGTTGGGACGCAGCGTTAGCAGCAATAGAGATGCGAAATCTATTCAAAAAGATAAACTGATACATCTTCTTTGACTAAAAATATTCTAATTCTATTCCTCACATTCTTCTTAACAATTAATCTAGCTCAAGCTCAAAGTAATATTAGAATTGGCGAGTGGCGTGTCGAATCAAGTAAATTACTTGTACAGGATATGGCGTCTTTTGGTGATAAAGTTTATGCGGCAACCACCGGCGGGCTTATAATTTATGCGCCGGAGAAAACTGAGACAATAACTATCTTAGACGGGCTTTCTTCGCTTGATATCAACAGTATGGTTGTTGACAGCAGAGGAACCATTATACTCGGGATGAACTCTCCCATTGGTAATCTTGATTTTTATTCTCCCGAAGACGGTTTTACTTATACAATTAATGAAAATCTAAGCGGGATAACTTCGTTAGCGGTATCAGGAGATTCGATTTTCGCAGGATTTTTTGCGGCTGATCAAATCGGTATGTTGCTCTTGACCTATGATAATGCATCAGGAAGATATAACTTTAAGGATTCGTTTAAGAACTTTCCCGCAGGATTATCTTTCTCTGCGATAACCGCAATCTCAATTATAAACGATTCGATTTACGTCGGAACAGACGGAGGATTAGTTTCGGCATCACTTCGCGGTGACAACCTGAAGGATCCGGCAAGTTGGATACGGCTGAAGCTTAATACGGGAAGTGTAGAAAACATTCGAGCAGTCAGTTTGGTTGCCGGAGTGCTGACTGTCGCGCCTGATAGAGGAGTTTATCGTCGTGAAGGGAATAATTGGGTATTAGAAGATTCATTGACCACTAATACACTACTTGTTAATTCCTTTTTTGAATCTCCTGCCGGATTTTTTCTGGCTTCAAACCGAGGTATTTTTGAAAGGAAAGACGGCATTGGGTGGCGACGACTCACAAACGAATCAAGACATACAAAAGCATTAACAAAGAGTTCTGATGGCACATTATGGGTTGGGTTTTTGAATGAAGGAGTGGCAAGATTTGATAATACTTTATCTCGATTCGTATCTGAGGCGTTAAACTCACCATTTAATAACACAATAACATCGATGTCCATGGGAATTGATTCAGTTCTTTGGACAGGGAGTAACAAGGGATTCAATTCCCTTTCCGATAGGGGATGGAAAAGTTTCTTATCTTCTCGTGATGGCAATACGCATCTGAATTTTTATAGTGATGTTGACCGACAGTTATATCTGGCGGATACATTATTGATCCCTCTTTCTACTGTCGAGATAGCCTTTGCGGCAAGCAATGGATTAGTTTATTTAGGATATGGCGGTTCAGGAATGCTGGAATTTGATCCGAAGTCACCCGAAGATTTTATTGTTTTTGATTCGACGGACGGAATATTGGCGGGTTCTGAAGGTCATGGAGGAGATTCAAGATTTGTGGTGTTGGGTGATATCGCTGAAGATGCAGGCGGTAATCTCTGGTTGGCAAACGCATTCGCGGAAACAGACAGACATCTAATTGCTTTTGACCCAGAAAGGAACCTTCACTATTTTAGCACTGATGAAGGATTATTAAACGGTGTTCTTCGAGCAATTTCAATTGACAGCAGAGGACTTATCTGGCTGGGTTTTCAAGCAGATCCGGAGACCTTTTTACCTCAAGGAGGATTACAGGTGCTTGACTATGCAGGTACGCTTGCGGACCGTTCTGATGACATCTGGCTGAATATTACTAAATCAGATGGTCTTGAGAGCAATGTTGTAAACGATATTGCAGTTGATAATGACGATGTAGTTTGGATAGCCGTTGTGGGAGGTGTACATAGACTTGTCATTCCTTTTGAATTATCGAAAGCAAACTTGAGAGCGAGTCTTTCAGGCATAATCCCTATCGTATCTGACCATAATGTTCAAAGAATCGAAGTGGACAGCCGCAATAATAAATGGTTCGCCACCGAGACAGGTGGTGTGAAAGTATTGCTCACTGACAACACGTGGCTGAACGGAAATGAGGGTTTTACCACTAATAACAGTCCTTTACTTTCCGATAATATTACGTCTA includes:
- a CDS encoding TPM domain-containing protein, with translation MIRFRYGILVLLLSLFNTTELVYPQNFPDPVGFINDFAGVISPRTERAMESLAQELKQKTGSEVVVVTIKSIGDMEYTDYAVRLFEKWGIGEKGKDNGVLIFNAVTERKIRIEVGYGLEGIIPDGLAGEIRDRYLIPHLRKNDFDTGLANGLAAVASIIAQDAGVKLSGGIAARPARGRSQNRGRGGINIFQLMIIFFVLSSLFGKRRKGGRGGGRGGLLGSLFLLSMLGGGRGYSSGGFGGFGGGGFGGFGGGMGGGGGAGGSY
- a CDS encoding 6,7-dimethyl-8-ribityllumazine synthase, which gives rise to MYNLIEGDLSARGMKFAILVSRFNSMISKQLLEGAIDCLNRHGAADNSADVYWVPGSREIPAVAKKLVDKGTYDGIICLGAVIRGATSHFDYVAQEVSRGVSELAYNSNIPVIFGVLTTDNVEQALERAGTKMGNKGWDAALAAIEMRNLFKKIN
- the ribD gene encoding bifunctional diaminohydroxyphosphoribosylaminopyrimidine deaminase/5-amino-6-(5-phosphoribosylamino)uracil reductase RibD, whose protein sequence is MDDDKKMMSYALSVAEKGLLWTSPNPMVGAIIVANGKIISEGYHEKYGEAHAEINAFKNLDKLPEDAAMYVTLEPCSIQGKTPPCTEAILEKGIKKIYAAMEDPNPKVSGSGIDILSKAGIDIRVGLMEGKAKKLNERYIKYITEGVPWVTLKAAQTLDGRIADINGNSKWITSEASRKEVHRLRASHDAVLVGAGTIVKDNPRLDVRYVNGKQPVKVIIDENLDSDVDSNVYNDKDGKTIIFTAVDKNNDKAAVFAGKGIEIITFDKSAGLDIEWLLSELGAKGISSLLVEGGSKIFSSFLNSGKVDRYIIFINSSFMGSGIETFQSEGFPIEERLKLSDLSVEVLGEDIMLQGIPRVME
- the selD gene encoding selenide, water dikinase SelD codes for the protein MVFDLPTGSNENLMVGFKSYEDAAVYRLSDEIALVQTADYITPMTDDPHLFGQLAAANALSDIYAMGAKPITALNLCNFPDKGIPNSIFKEILEGGAQKVLEAGAVIAGGHSIKDNELKYGLSVSGTIHPDKIVLNSGGKIGDLLILTKPIGTGALFNAVKNEAIDSQWLDAAIRRNSVLNKNASEAMIKHGANACTDVTGFGLLGHLYEMLSKLELTAEITSSGIPYFEKAFEAAEKGFRPGMSNSNMHSLRSTVKFDSAVSEADKWLLVDPQTSGGLMIFIEEEKAEALLNEIKSDDSPEAAVIGILTEQTDTKILVK
- a CDS encoding riboflavin synthase, translated to MFTGLVEEMGIITENKDAGDGKRIRISCEKVLDDLNVKESISVNGVCLTVVDKSDIYFDVDVVSETLKRSNIGDIKVGDKVNLERSLLLTDRLGGHIVQGHIDGTARIRSHIKGANGSTLTIELAENLREFVVEKGSITLDGISLTVAELRKEQLSVALIPLTLETTTLGNREKGDVLNVEVDILGKYVKNMLSSSSEDNILTFDGLKDWGY
- a CDS encoding site-2 protease family protein yields the protein MNDNEKNEYGRQIADLLTEHLLINDIDTSSNTIVIKGVMFEYTTLEDMARALTSHGVKGSITTRGNDVEIRVKVHSVEFAGIPLINLFLFIATVITTTLAGAIMESGEFPSSLNEIIRGVPFSATLLSILLFHEFGHYFASKRNNVKATLPYFIPAPPLFIIGTFGAFIKMKSPIVNKKSLMEIGASGPIAGFIVAVPALIYGLTTSQVLESVPGTGIHLGDSLLMMFLTNLIHPAVPEGYDIYLNSVAFAGWIGLFVTALNLMPIGQLDGGHITYSLFGKKSEIISKWAFVPLIPLGYYSYNWILWAALIFFFIKLKHPPVVDEVAPLKPFHRKLGYISLGIFILTFTPVPFS
- a CDS encoding LemA family protein produces the protein MKKWIIIGVVVIVLLMTYSSIKGTFNSLVAGEELITNSWAQVENVLQRRFDLIPNLIATVKGYAAHEEEVLTAVTEARARVGGARSPSELIESNNGLSGALSRLLLVVENYPNLKADQGFIRLQDELAGTENRIAVERRRYNNSVFSYNTMVRSFPNRIYASLFGFETATPFEATEGAEVVPKVEF
- a CDS encoding bifunctional 3,4-dihydroxy-2-butanone-4-phosphate synthase/GTP cyclohydrolase II, with the translated sequence MLETFNDISEAIDAYKNGEMIIVVDDEDRENEGDLIMAAEKVSSEDVNFMSKEARGLICVALTEERADKLNINLMVRDNTALHETRFTVSVDAITGTTTGISTHDRALTIKALINKDTSPDELARPGHIFPILGAEGGVLRRAGHTEASIDMAKLAGLSHAGVLCEIMDDDGTMAKLPRLVELSKRYNLKLITVRDIIEYRRKNEKLVELVEKVNMPTGNGSFILYLYENILSKETHVALVKGEISDKEPVLVRVHSECLTGDALGSLRCDCGDQLSAAMKMIEDEGKGILLYMRQEGRGIGLKNKILAYQQQDLGLDTVEANEVLGLKPDLRNYGIGAQILVDLGVRKMKLMTNNPKKVVGLDAYGLEISERVPIEIEPHADNKKYLETKRDKLGHLILKRTGD